A genomic segment from Ptychodera flava strain L36383 chromosome 8, AS_Pfla_20210202, whole genome shotgun sequence encodes:
- the LOC139139067 gene encoding uncharacterized protein → MPLNCCVPGCTGKGYRRVSGHKVSFFNFPRDTDLVKKWRHAIRRDPNAAVSSTKVCSLHFKEDDFRYTLTRKRLLCNSAVPSQFAWTNLIQNRKTPVEWRAESTNSTVKDTVTTKTVLGECQNTCDTVNAEELIMQHKLNIDKLKQDNLQKDIDIEKLKSEIEILKDSYEKELMKVRNEITELKNEIIAVDEKHCQIAFSVHRFLDSDNDIAFYTGFPDTKTFLDVFEFLDTGENGENVRYWNTGNEKCNMDNSGTRNNFHRNKLGRPRSLEPLDEFFLILCRLRQGFPEHHLANLFNISSSTVSRIVVTWVNYMYLKLGSLDIWPSRDVISATMPLSMKEKYPSTRVIIDCTEINVRFHHLLFYIMNCFHITKIT, encoded by the coding sequence ATGCCCCTTAATTGCTGTGTTCCTGGTTGTACTGGTAAGGGTTACCGGAGAGTGTCTGGTCACAAGGTATCTTTCTTTAATTTCCCACGCGATACAGACCTCGTGAAGAAATGGCGTCATGCAATAAGGCGAGATCCCAATGCAGCTGTTTCAAGTACCAAGGTCTGTTCCCTGCATTTCAAGGAAGATGACTTCCGATACACACTAACAAGAAAGAGACTCTTGTGTAACAGTGCGGTGCCATCACAATTTGCGTGGACCAATCTGATTCAGAATAGGAAAACGCCTGTAGAATGGAGAGCTGAATCCACAAACTCAACTGTTAAAGACACAGTGACAACAAAAACAGTCCTAGGGGAGTGTCAAAATACCTGTGACACAGTAAATGCTGAGGAACTGATCATGCAACATAAACTGAACATAGATAAGTTGAAACAAGATAATCTACAGAAAGACATAGACATAGAAAAATTGAAGAGTGAAATTGAAATTCTCAAAGACAGTTATGAAAAGGAATTAATGAAGGTCAGAAATGAAATAACTGaactaaaaaatgaaataatagcTGTGGATGAAAAGCACTGTCAGATTGCTTTTAGTGTACACAGATTTTTAGATTCCGACAATGATATAGCTTTCTATACTGGTTTTCCTGATACCAAGACTTTCCTagatgtttttgaatttttagatACAGGAGAAAATGGAGAGAATGTCAGATACTGGAATACTGGAAATGAGAAATGTAACATGGATAATTCAGGTACCAGGAATAATTTCCACAGAAATAAGTTAGGTCGACCAAGGTCTCTGGAACctcttgatgaattttttttaatactttGCAGATTACGGCAAGGTTTTCCTGAACATCATTTGGCCAACCTGTTTAATATTTCATCGTCAACAGTAAGCAGAATCGTTGTAACTTGGGTAAACTATATGTATTTGAAACTAGGCAGTCTTGACATATGGCCTTCAAGAGATGTTATCTCAGCAACAATGCCACTctcaatgaaagaaaaatatccaTCAACCAGGGTTATAATTGATTGCACTGAAATAAATGTGAGGTTCCATCATCTCTTATTTTACATAATGAATTGTTTTCACATTACAAAAATCACGTGA